From a region of the Gymnogyps californianus isolate 813 chromosome 22, ASM1813914v2, whole genome shotgun sequence genome:
- the MAP3K6 gene encoding LOW QUALITY PROTEIN: mitogen-activated protein kinase kinase kinase 6 (The sequence of the model RefSeq protein was modified relative to this genomic sequence to represent the inferred CDS: inserted 1 base in 1 codon; deleted 2 bases in 1 codon), whose protein sequence is MEVPGTPPVTGSCWQDPLAVAGTTGRPVCRTRGRASGRRALNVVCVLGREPAACPALRSLRDACRHLRARLHTMPFGTLALGDTSTLDRFYNADVAVVELSDSVCQPSLFYHLGVRESFNMSHNVLLCCQADLPPLQALQDDICQKNSDLCSSYTFIPYAVTPQNKVVCCDAGAVKCLTELFQPSFETEAAFTPLAARLIQLLEGVPTDSCGYFRETIRRDIRRAREMYRGEQLSRELARIQQRLDSVELLSLDIVVNLLLSYRDVQDYDAIVSLVETLQALPTCAVAEQHNVRFHYAFALSQRNRAGDREKALSVLLPVVERGEXAAPDLLCLCGRIYKDMFIASGLTDTETRDRAFYWYSKAFEVEPSLHAGINAAVLLVAAGHQFETSVQLRQIGVKLSCLQGRKGSPGELHYYWDVGFCLGAGILANDLSKVIQASEKLYKLNAPGWYLVSVMETFLLYKHFQRSPQVPSARQELADFWLGFLLEACQPFVARPQCPVLVLELNKVLCPARLALRGGTEEPALTLALVYPTEEKAASSWTFAATAIRGVSICKCDERGCFLYVMHAEEDFQLYFPSQQHCRWFCNQIQSLLAEQAAGGEEVPSPTQPILEYSYEYSEAGKRVVLGRGTYGVVYAGRCLSNQVRIAIKEIPERDSRYSQPLHEEIALHKRLRHRNIVQYLGSISQDGFIKIFMEEVPGGSLSSLLRSKWGPLKDNEPTIVFYTRQILDGLSYLHDNHIVHRDIKGDNVLINTYSGVLKISDFGTSKRLAGISPSAETFTGTLQYMAPEIIDQGPWGYGKPADIWSLGCTIIEMATGKPPFYELGSPQAAMFKVPQVGMFKMHPEVPESMSDKAKTFILRCFQADPAKRATAAELLQEPFLADARRARSRRVPPAGGDLPHVGQQDGDVEGSDGSRGCSSARQDAPVRGTAGLPCHPGEAASSCSYLGTAQGSASSDHSLRSSSPEESGDGFLLRKDSKRRATLHRVLTAEAPGIIAALEESQSTAGARLGSEHLAQLLSCLRSYIQCPSQHRLRQELLALQSQLRAEGLSLPHLQAPLSGFQAVVRRVLRQHHIKPHWMFALDDAVSQAVQAAFTMLVRGGTWADPLPSLQAPSALVAQLCHLRVETGRLLQELAEKEQECQRLMQQALRSRDEDAVVPSRPQRSGEHGEAPRVAAPGQDHSPPSPSAWGQAGPLLEWLQRHGTDPATTATLLSHDFTLRDLLGCATRDDLFYVGIRRGPAYRLWAAILEHRRTLAQQEGE, encoded by the exons ATGGAGGTGCCCGGGACCCCTCCGGTCAccgggagctgctggcaggaccCGCTGGCTGTGGCGGGTACGACGGGCCGGCCGGTGTGCCGGACCCGGGGAAGGGCGAGCGGGCGGCGGGCTCTGAACGTCGTCTGCGTGCTGGGCCGGGAGCCAGCCGCCTGCCCCGCGCTGCGCAGCCTGCGCGACGCCTGCCGTCACCTGCGGGCACGCCTGCACACCATGCCCTTCGGCACCCTGGCGCTGGGTGACACCAGCACCCTCGACCGCTTCTACAACGCAG ACGTGGCCGTGGTGGAGCTGAGCGACTCCGTCTGCCAGCCCTCCCTCTTCTACCACCTCGGCGTCCGCGAGAGCTTCAACATGTCCCACAACgtcctgctgtgctgccaggcCGACCTGCCCCCCCTCCAGGCCCTGCAG gaCGACATCTGCCAGAAGAACTCG gACCTCTGCAGCAGCTACACCTTCATCCCCTATGCGGTGACCCCCCAGAACAAGGTTGTCTGCTGCGACGCCGGGGCCGTGAAGTGCCTGACGGAGCTTTTCCAGCCCAGCTTCGAGACGGAGGCTGCCTTCACCCCGCTGGCAGCCCGGCTCATCCAACTGCTGGAGGGGGTCCCCACCGACTCCTG CGGGTATTTTCGGGAGACGATCCGGCGGGATATCCGGAGAGCACGGGAGATGTACCGGGGGGAGCAGCTGAGCCGGGAGCTGGCCCGCATCCAGCAGCGCCTAGACAGCGTGGAGCTGCTCAGCCTGGACATCGTGGTGAACCTCCTCCTCTCCTACCGCGACGTGCag GATTACGATGCCATCGTGTCGCTGGTGGAGACCCTCCAGGCGCTGCCGACCTGCGCCGTGGCCGAGCAGCACAACGTCCGCTTCCACTACGCCTTCGCCCTCAGCCA GCGTAACCGTGCCGGGGACCGGGAGAAGGCCCTGTCGGTGCTGCTGCCCGTGGTGGAGCGTGGGG GGGCTGCGCCCGACCTCCTCTGCTTGTGTGGCCGCATCTACAAGGACATGTTCATCGCCTCCGGCCTCACCGACACGGAGACGAGGGACCGGGCTTTCTACTG GTACAGCAAAGCCTTCGAGGTGGAGCCGAGCCTCCACGCAGGCATCAACGCCGCCGTCCTCCTCGTGGCCGCTGGCCACCAGTTCGAAACCTCCGTGCAGCTGCGGCAAATCG GGGTGAagctgagctgcctgcagggTCGGAAGGGCAGCCCAGGGGAGCTGCACTACTACTGGGACGTGGGCTTTTGCCTCGGAGCCGGCATCTTGGCCAACGACCTCAGCAAAGTCATCCAAGCCTCTGAGAAGCTCTACAAGCTCAACGCGCCAGGCTG GTACCTGGTCTCGGTCATGGAGACCTTCCTGCTCTACAAACACTTCCAGAGGAGCCCGCAGGTCCCCTCTGCCCGGCAGGAGCTGGCTGATTTCTGGCTGGGCTTCCTCCTCGAGGCATGCCAGCCCTTCGTTGCCAGGCCGCAATGCCCG GTCCTGGTCCTGGAGCTCAACAAGGTCCTGTGCCCGGCCCGGCTGGCACTGCGCGGTGGCACGGAGGAGCCCGCCCTGACGCTCGCCCTCGTCTACCCCACGGAGGAG AAAGCGGCATCGAGCTGGACCTTTGCGGCCACGGCCATCCGGGGCGTCAG CATCTGCAAGTGTGACGAACGGGGCTGCTTCCTCTACGTGATGCACGCGGAGGAGGATTTCCAGCTCTacttcccctcccagcagcactgccgGTG GTTCTGCAACCAGATCCAGTCCCTTCTGGCCGAGCAGGCAGCGGGTGGCGAGGAGGTgcccagccccacgcagcccATCCTGGAG TACAGCTACGAGTACTCGGAGGCGGGCAAGCGGGTGGTCCTGGGCAGGGGGACGTACGGGGTCGTCTACGCCGGGCGCTGCCTCAGCAACCAAGTGCGCATCGCTATCAAGGAGATCCCGGAGCGGGACAGCCG GTACTCGCAGCCCTTGCACGAGGAGATCGCCTTGCACAAGCGCCTGCGGCACAGGAACATCGTGCAGTACCTGGGCTCCATCAGCCAGGACGGCTTCATCAAGATCTTCATGGAGGAGGTGCCAGGAG GGAGCCTCTCGTCCCTGCTGCGCTCCAAGTGGGGACCCTTGAAGGACAATGAACCCACCATCGTCTTCTACACCCGCCAGATCCTCGACGGGCTCAGCTACCTCCACGATAACCACATCGTGCATCGTGACATCAAG GGAGACAACGTCCTCATCAACACGTACAGCGGGGTGCTGAAGATCTCCGACTTTGGTACTTCCAAGCGGCTGGCAGGCATCAGCCCCAGTGCTGAGACCTTCACGG GCACCCTGCAGTACATGGCCCCAGAAATCATCGACCAGGGGCCGTGGGGCTACGGGAAGCCAGCGGATATCTGGTCCTTGGGCTGCACCATCATCGAGATGGCCACGGGCAAGCCCCCCTTCTACGAGCTGGGCAGCCCCCAGGCTGCGATGTTCAAGGTACC CCAGGTGGGCATGTTCAAGATGCACCCAGAGGTGCCGGAGTCCATGTCAGATAAAGCCAAGACATTCATCCTGCGCTGCTTCCAGGCCGACCCGGCCAAGCGGGCGACGGCTGCcgagctgctgcaggagcccttCCTCGCCGATGCCAGGAGGGCCCGGAGCCGACGCGTGCCCCCGGCGGGGG GCGATCTCCCCCACGTtgggcagcaggatggggatgTGGAGGGCAGCGACGGGAGCAGGGGGTGTTCCTCAGCCAGGCAGGACGCCCCGGTGAGGGGCACAGCGGGGCTCCCATGCCACCCCGGCGAggcagcctccagctgcagctacTTGGG cactgcccaggGCTCGGCCAGCTCCGACCACAGCCTGCGCTCGTCCTCCCCCGAGGAGAGCGGGGACGGGTTCCTCCTGCGGAAGGACAGCAAGCGCCGGGCCACGCTGCACCGCGTCCTCACCGCCGAGGCGCCGGGCATCATCGCCGCCTTGGAGGAGAGCCAA AGCACGGCGGGTGCGAGGTTGGGCTCGGAGCATCTCgcccagctgctgagctgcctgcgGAGCTACATCCAGTGCCCCAGCCAGCACCGGCTGCGCCAGGAGCTCCTGGcactgcagagccagctgcGGGCAGAGGGGCTGAGCCTCCCCCACCTCCAGGCTCCCCTCTCCGGCTTCCAGGCAGTG GTGAGACGGGTGCTGCGCCAACATCACATCAAACCCCACTGGATGTTTGCACTGGACGATGCCGTGAGCCAGGCGGTGCAGGCGGCTTTCACCATGCTGGTGAGAGGTGG CACCTGGGCAgaccccctgccctccctgcaggcacCCTCGGCACTGGTGGCACAGCTCTGCCATCTCCGCGTGGAGACGGGCAG gctgctccaggagctggCCGAGAAGGAGCAGGAGTGCCAGCGGCTGATGCAGCAGGCGCTTCGCTCCAGGGACGAGGACGCTGTGGTCCCCAGCCGGCCCCAGCGCAGTGGGGAGCATGGGGAGGCCCCCCGAGTTGCT GCCCCGGGGCAGGATCACTCGCCCCCAAGCCCCTCAGCCTGGGGACAGGCTGGTCCCCTCCTCGAGTGGCTGCAGCGGCACGGCACGGACCCGGCCACCACGGCCACG ctcctctcccaCGACTTCACCCTGCGGGACCTGCTGGGCTGTGCCACCCGTGACGACCTCTTCTACGTGGGGATCAG GCGTGGGCCAGCGTACCGCCTCTGGGCAGCCATCCTGGAGCATCGCCGGACCCTTGCCCAGCAGGAAGGGGAGTGA
- the SYTL1 gene encoding synaptotagmin-like protein 1 — protein sequence MLASLVHARHAEPLQPQPPASWHPPRGPPAVFPCPAMALELRGEALLDLSFLTEEERRAIAEVLRRDWQLRRCEEGRISKLRKSVSDPARLRTLTGDWFCDVRAQRHRHHLGSDLVRASIRRRRWPRGVGDPERGPSPGELEVIGEPLVEEKEDEDGVAEPEESPLTKEAQAAAEPQPSPTALALEGTLVSQPLRQGDVPARQQDIPAQPGDTVGGNPFGTSSAEEDEEEPDSARSGPDAGQGPGTPQTDPASLGRVSPQNGHVPPSNLLTTSSSVSSLSSSTLSGSLMSLYSEGELGSVAVRGCVQFSLCYDPAKKELQVHVLRCRELAEAKKQRSDPYIKTYLLPDKSNRSKRKTTVRKRSLDPIFNETLKYKLEKRDLQGRTLNLSVWHHDSLGRNLFLGEVEIALGAWDWANTRPEWFSLQPRTPISSDGLASRGNLNLALKFIPAGSEGGGLPPTGELHIWVKDAQSLIPLQSGTVDAFVQCYVLPDDSKASRQKTRVVKRSLNPLFNHTMVYDGFQAKDLAEACAEFTLWHHEAFSKRQLGGIRLSLGTGSSYGLPVGWMDSTAEERGVWGRLLQQPGQWVEALLPLRTNLVPRA from the exons ATGCTAGCATCACTGGTGCATGCCCGGCACGCTGAGCCCCTCCAGCCGCAGCCCCCTGCTTCTTGGCACCCACCCCGGGGCCCCCCCGCCGTgttcccctgccctgccatggCACTGGAGCTGAGGGGCGAGGCACTGCTGGACCTGAGCTTCCTGACGGAGGAGGAGCGGCGTGCCATCGCCGAGGTGCTGCGCCGCGACTGGCAGCTCCGCCGGTGTGAGGAGGGGCGCATCAG CAAGCTCCGCAAGTCGGTGTCGGACCCGGCGCGGCTGAGGACCCTCACCGGGGACTGGTTCTGCGATGTCCGTGCCCAGCGCCACCGGCACCACCTGGGCTCCGACCTCGTCCGCGCCTCCATCCGCCGCAGGAGGTGGCCCCGGG GAGTGGGTGACCCGGAGCGTGGCCCCAGTCCGGGTGAGCTGGAGGTCATTGGTGAGCCGctggtggaggagaaggaggatgaggatggTGTGGCGGAGCCGGAGGAGAG CCCCCTTACGAAGGAGGCGCAGGCGGCCGCAGAGCCCCAG cccagccccacagccctggcTCTGGAGGGGACCCTGGTGTCACAGCCCCTGCGGCAGGGTGATGTCCCGGCGAGGCAGCAGGACATCCCGGCCCAGCCAG GTGACACAGTAGGTGGGAACCCCTTCGGCACATCCAGCGCggaggaagatgaagaggagCCCGACTCTGCACGCAGCGGCCCCGATGCTGGGCAG GGGCCAGGGACCCCCCAGACGGATCCGGCATCCCTGGGCCGGGTGTCCCCGCAGAACGGCCACGTGCCTCCGAGCAACCTGCTGACCACCAGCTCCTCCGTGTCCAGCCTCAGCTCCTCCACG CTGAGCGGCAGCCTGATGAGCCTGTACAGCGAGGGTGAGCTGGGCAGCGTGGCCGTGCGGGGCTGCGTCCAGTTCTCCCTCTGCTACGACCCGGCCAAGAAAGAGCTGCAGGTCCACGTTCTGCGGTGCCGTGAGCTGGCCGAGGCCAAGAAGCAGCGGTCGGACCC GTACATCAAGACGTACCTGCTGCCGGATAAGTCCAACCGCAGCAAGCGCAAGACCACAGTGCGGAAGAGGAGCTTAGATCCCATCTTCAATGAGACCCTCAAG tACAAGCTGGAGAAGAGGGACCTGCAGGGCCGGACCCTGAACCTCTCAGTGTGGCACCATGACAGCCTGGGCAGGAACCTCTTCCTGGGGGAGGTGGAGATCGCGCTGGGCGCCTGGGACTGGGCCAACACGCGCCCCGAGTGGTTCAGCCTCCAGCCCCGG ACGCCCATCTCCTCAGACGGCCTCGCCAGCCGGGGCAACCTCAACTTGGCATTGAAGTTCATCCCCGCCGGCTCGGAAG GCGGGGGGCTGCCACCCACGGGCGAGCTGCACATCTGGGTGAAGGATGCTCAGAGCCTCATCCCCCTGCAGAGCGGCACTGTGGATGCCTTCGTGCAGTG CTACGTCCTGCCGGATGACAGCAAGGCGAGCCGGCAGAAGACGCGGGTGGTGAAGCGGAGCCTCAATCCCCTTTTTAACCACACCATGGTGTACGATGGCTTCCAGGCCAAGGACCTGGCTGAGGCGTGCGCCGAGTTCACCCTCTGGCACCACGAAGCCTTTTCCAAGCGCCAGCTGGGCGGCATCCGCCTCAGCCTGGGCACAG GGAGCAGCTACGGGCTGCCGGTGGGCTGGATGGACTCGACGGCGGAGGAGCGGGGGGTGTGGGGAcgcctgctccagcagcccgGGCAGTGGGTGGAAGCGTTGCTGCCCCTACGGACCAACCTCGTCCCCCGGGCAtag
- the CD164L2 gene encoding CD164 sialomucin-like 2 protein, with amino-acid sequence MAPPCAGALRCALLCALLCAQGPAPTRAGTAGERGCGELRSCETCTAGTTSHNATGCVWVGCGTPEEPETGSCVQRGAAARETCALYNTSTLCQALKSPTEEPPRSHSKEPVTHSPRTTTTSAPLTGSPEFHPPGFDTASFIGGIVLVLSVQAVVFFIIKFIKSKDSTYQTLI; translated from the exons ATGGCCCCGCCGTGCGCCGGGGCGCTGCGCTGCGCGCTGCTCTGCGCGCTGCTCTGCGCGCAGGGGCCCGCTCCCACCCGCGCAGGTAcggccggggagcggggg TGCGGCGAGCTGAGGTCCTGTGAGACATGCACGGCCGGCACCACCTCGCACAACGCCACCGGCTGCGTCTGGGTGGGCTGTGGGACCCCCGAGGAGCCAG AGACAGGGAGCTGcgtgcagagaggagcagcagcgcGAGAGACCTGTGCACTCTACAACACCAGCACCCTGTGTCAAG CGCTGAAGTCCCCCACCGAAGAGCCTCCGCGGTCCCATAGCAAGGAGCCGGTGACACACTCCCCAA ggaccaccaccaccagcgCCCCATTGACGGGCAGCCCCGAATTTCACCCGCCCGGCTTTGACACGGCCAGCTTCATCGGCGGCATCGTGCTGGTGCTGAGCGTCCAAGCCGTCGTCTTCTTCATCATCAAGTTCATCAAGTCGAAGGACAGCACCTACCAAACGCT GATCTGA